ATGTTTGACAAAGTATATGTGTTTACCATACTGAAAGTTTCTAGGATCAGAAAACGTTATTGTTCCCAACAAGGATGATAAATTTGAACATCAATATCTGCTGTATGAGAGTTCATCTCATTAATATCATATCGTCAGCTTGAATAAATTTTTTACTTCTGAATACTTCTGGACTTGTATACAAGAAAGTCATGCACTTTCAATTTTGATCATTTCTGTCAAGATCTCGGTACCATATGAAGTGTTATGGGGATTGCCAGAAAGCTTTCACCTTTTAATTAGTTTTTCTAAAATAGACACCCCTTTTTTAGTTGTtcaatttggcataaatgaaaggaggttaaaacttttaccaagatatagataaaatttatggttttattttctttcctttttcttttgatgtCCAAACCAGAAGTTTAAaagatcccttttttttttctcagtttATAGTATCTACTTTCATCCTCTATTTTCCCAAGTTTATGGTATCTACTTTCATCAAATGCATTTgcatgtcttcttcttcccaaGCATTACACGTCAAAACTGACACAATTGCAATCACAAGCTCTTTTGTAAAAGATTTGCCATCTTATTCGATTAATTTGACTCttaatgaacttatgcatagatgTTTTATATCATACATTACTCTTGTTTATGATCTACTCATGTAATGCTCCTCTCGTTTGGGATTCTTGTCTTCATCAATCAAATACAAATTGGATGCATCATAAGCTCAAGTCCACCAGATGTGCAGCTGCATGATCTTCTTGGATCTCATGCTCAGATCTTTTCAGTTGATGAGTCGCCCATTAATGGCGGACATGCTGCTGCAGCTGATGGAATTGGGCCGAAGAGGCTTTCACATGCATGTCAGTGTGACAAGGATGATATGTGCACGCAAGAATGATATATGCAACTTGATGTAGTTTTTGATGGTCATTGGTTTCTTGCTCGGAACGAATTCTTGAAGCTAATGAAGTGTATTTTCCTTCATCGTTCTCGACTTAATCCTTTGTTTTCTGTCAAGTCAAATGAGATGGACAGATCAATTAGCCCCCAGATTGGACAACTATCATCATATTGTATCTGCTGATGGTGCTGATGCCTCGAGTGTTAGGAGTTTTTGTAGTTTGTGggggaagaaaactttttctctgCGAGTGTGGGTGGTGATGATTGATGATGATCATCATCTGTTGTATGGCTTCCGATGCAGGATGCCAGGGGAAATGATGTGGATCTTAGCATTTAAAAAGGGAAGGTCTTGCTGATTGTCAATGTTGCATCTCAATGGTACTGCAGCTCTATTAAGTTTGTTTCTGTTCTTCGAGTTACATAGTAACATATGTTAGAAGGTTTTGATTGTCTGAGATTGTTACAATTTCTCAACATTGTTCActttcttaaaatttaaaatatattgataatgTATCTGTCCTTGTTCTTATCTAAATCTCTTACCTGTGTTAGTGGGCTGACTAACTCAAACAACATGGAACTGACTCAGCTATATGAGAAGTAAAAGGACAAAGGTATGCAATTCTGAACTTAATTGGCTTATTTTGGTTTTTGTAATCAGGACAACTGCCTATTCTTACCAATTAATACCTTATAATCAGAtcttgttaaagaaatatttCTCAACAAACTTTCCAAGAGTACTTAACACTATTCAAtagatgaaaattggaggaattTATAATCCCGATCCATGTTGTGTCATCATTTTGAATCCATTCCTATTGAATTGGCACTTTCTCCATCACAATAACTGGGCAGAGACTTCTACAATAGCTAGCcttagaacttttttttttggcatctGCTGATACATGAACCAAACAGAAAAAGAATAtgcttttttatgttgattcccTAGTTATAAGATAAGCTGAGACCTATTTGGCCAATATTTTCCACATACTTCTTTATTACTAGAGGCTTCAGGAGTCTTGTATCTtgtatttcaatttttttaagaGCTGGATTTGTCTCAATTATTATGCAACTTGGACTGTGGTGTCAATTGAAAGACCATGACAAACTAATTAATAGTGCACAAATTATGGCTCAGTGGCTGTAGCTTTTCTTTTATGAGAAGGGATAAAATGGAGCAGCAGTgagagcaagaaagaaggatTTAATTGACATTTTTTAGTGAACAAGTTAATCCTTGGTTGGTGGTGAAAAGACAGTTTCATGGTGAAGTAACAATTTTTGCAAGGATGTGTTTATCTTTggctatcatattttagtttatgtaATTGTTGCAGAATCTTTATTTGCACCATTATTCACATTGCTTGAAGGGATTGCTATTATCACACAGCATCTTAGCATTAAGAGAACATTTTAAGGGTGGCGTTGGACGCCAAATGGAAATCAAATTGATCTTTGTTTATTAATAAAATCATGTGCGTTTGTTGTTCTTTAGAAACTTTAATGCTCCTGATTTCATTTGAGACTTTGTAAACCTGGGATTAGCACAAGTCTCTACAATACGCCAACAGCTTTTTTGTTACTAGGTTATTTGTAATATTAAGGAACAGATATCTTGTTTCTTTGGCTGAGCTGCATGTTCTTACACTTGTTAAATTCTCTTTCCTGATCCTTTTTTCATCGACTATTTTCTAAATCTTGGATCATAAAACTCAAATAGAGTGAAGATAATTAAAGTGAACTTTATCTTCTAAAACAGGCTTTTGCTTATTATTAAGATGATTCAGATAAATTCTGCAATTCAAAATTGCAGCTTTCGACACCCATAATTGTCCACGAGAAGCATATGAAATAGAATTGAGGTGTATAAATCTGCCTGTTCTCACTATCCATCATGAAGTAATTTTATCTAGAAAGGAGAGCCAAATTTATGCAGTCATGAAATTTTTTGTTCTCATATTTCTTCTACGATGATTGTTTAAATGGCACAGATTTTGAGATTCTGGCTTTTCCATGCAACCAATTTGCTGGGCAAGAACCAATGAGGAGATTGTTGAGTTTGCTTGCACTCGATTCAAAGCTGAATATCCGATATTTGACAAGGTAAATTattgctttttttattttctcaatttCTGGGTTTATCCCTTCGATAATCTTCTGTAGGCAAATCTCACAGCTAAACCATTCTTGACCTGTGTTTACCTcaatataaattgatttttttttttttatcatatcattATGTTTGAGAGAAACCTACCCcaattaattttttatcatatCATTATGTGAATGATCAAAATGCTGCACCCATATACAATTTCTTGAAGTCTAGCAAAGGTGGCATTTTGGGGGATGGCATCAAGTGGAACTTCACTAAGTTCATGATGAACAAGGATGTTCGTGTTGTAGGTCGCTATGTCCCAACCACATTCCCTTTGAGTATATGAGGTAAACCCAAAGCTCCCTCTCCTCATCCCTCTTACCCTTTGTCAAATCGTATTCGATATACTCGATGGTGCCAACAATATACCATCATCTAACGATTGATCTTAAATAACATTGCAGAAGGATATCAAGAAGCTTTTGAGGCCTTCATAAATTACATATGCTTGCAGCCTCTGATCTGCTTGCACACTGCTGTAGTACATATGACCATGACTAAAGtgtcaattgcttaaaagataatATGTTAATCACAGAAAGGTTAGTCTAATTATATATCCGACCACGGGAGATTTCAAATATGGAATTAAGGATTCTGGAGACAAGAgaatgaaaattataatttatatattcatgaaatatgttgaaaattaattataaatagaaGATGTTGGTAAAAATAAAGCATGGGTTGTAAGATTTTAAGTTGTTATCGTAAGCAAAATTTGTATAAGTTTTAGAGTTTCTTACACaattaaaaatagaaatttaaacTTTAGAATTTCAATCTGTTATTAATTTTGACGTATATGTTACTCTTACTTTATCAATACACCATTCATATTTAGATCAGGATGGATGCCCTTCAATTATAATTGTAATTGTATCTATATAATCCTTACATTAAATTGACCTAATTAACTTCTTATTTTCGGCTACTGTTCGAGGTGGATGCAATAAAGGCCTTCACAAGCTTTGAAATGTCAATTACCCTCGAACCTCCATGTTCGTTCTTGAATTCTACAACTATATTTACAAGGTACCATTATCAacattaataaataaattttataggaTCGACGTTTTGTTGCACAAGAGCATATCATTTGcgttaattcataaaaataatttagaattaCGAGAGAGACATATGATTTGACCTTAAAATTAAGATCTTATACGAAAGTTTTATCTAGAAATCCAGATTTGGTCAActctttttcaaattaaaactttatatgtaaaaatatatgaaaaagaaatcaaatttacAGGAATATTAACAATgctacgatatatatatatatatatatattatttttgtatagcatggCTTAAGATATTGTGACAAGTATTTGGTAGCTTAAGCTGACAGCATCCGAAATGCATCCATCCACACCGGTGAATTCCCATGCCTCACTCTGTAAAATAGCACTCCATTTGCTTCTGTCAGTTTCTCTGGACAGTCTATACCCCAAAGCTATAGCTGCCATGGGAAAGCCTCTGCATTTGTTGACGACATACATCTTGTAGGGATCAACATCAACCATTGCATTCCGATCTCGGGCCAATGCATATTGACAAACCAAACACCAGCATTCATCATTCGATAGTCCCTCCAAATGGTAAGGGGGTGAGGTTGCCATGAAGTTAGCATCTTCTTCGATTCTGGTGGTCACTATTATTTTACTTCCTTGAGCACCGGAGTACAAGAAGTTTTTTATCCTCTCCCAGTCCTGTGGGCTCATATGCCAAACATCATCCAGAACAAGCAGGTATCTCCTCCCACTCAGCTTCTTTCCAAGTTCTTTCTGAAGATTGTCAAGGCTGACAAAGTCACACCGAAAACCATCGATGGATTCAATGATGGTCTTCGTAATGCTCGTTGTATCAAAATCCTGAGACACATAAGCCCATAGTCTAAGCTAAAAATGGTTCTTCACAGACTCATCATTGCAGACTAGTTGAGAAAGAGAGAGTCGTCTTCCCGATACCAGGCATCCCGAAGAAAGGAATCACTGTGATGTTACGGTCAGTCACCTCAGCCAATGGCAGcaacatattttttatctttcgcATATCACTCTCACGACCGAGAACCAGGGAAGGAGTTAGCGAGGTGGTCTGATAACTCTGCTGCCTCAGGGGTGCACTGCGCTGAGTCAATTCAGATAAGGGGCATCTCCTTGCTATGGAATCTTGTCTGTGTTCTCTGTCCTTTACCCTGATGCATATTTCTCGATTGAACAGTTCGCGCTTAGGGTTTATGGGGGCCAAGAAATTGCGCACggatgcatatttgatcagctgaCAGCCTTGGCGTTCGGTTGCCACCTCGTCCAAGATATCATTAGCATCATATGCAGCCTGGCTGAGCTCATTCAGCAAATGCTTCACCACGTTCCTAATCTGTTGCCTCTCCTGTGCATCATTCAGTACAGCTTGAATCATGGCGACGGAGCTCTGCAGCTTTTCTAGCTCAGCATCAAGGCCGTAGGTTGTTTGCAGTTCCTGCCACAGTTGAACCAAATTGGAAGCCAACAGTGGTATGACACCCGAGTGAAGCTCCATTGAGGAACGTTTCTGAGAAGcttctgaaaaagaaaaagatacaagATAACTGAGAAAAAAGATTTAGGGCTTTTGTTAGAACTGTTGTATGACAGCCAACAGAATTCTGGACTTGTGAGGAGATGGTAGCTGAGCAATCACACATTGTGAAGGTGTGGTTAGAACTGCTTTGCCATTAAGATGGAGTTTTGGAGTGCTATTTTACAGAGTGCTCAGATTGCCATTAGCTGAGCAATCTCCTTGAATCTTTATCATATAAGGGAGTGCTCAGAGTGTCGCGATGCTGGTACTAAGGGTTAACTGGTCTATCAATTttattaaattcaaattatttatcaaaatatttaaataaaatttatattagtaCTTCCATTAATCTCTGTAAGTCTATCTTAGTCTTGTCTAATTCCGACGTGGGATTAATAGGGATATTACAAGCTCCCGCACTTAAGTCTTAGATGATCATGTTTTTCTTCCTTTTAGTTAGCAAGTTCTTTGAAGATAAAAGGAAACAGAAAATTGAGTTTGATAGCGTTTTAGAATGCAGGGACTTGAGAAAAGAGGAATGGTGGCAACAGATTCTGATCACAACCTAAGATTCAGAGATGATGCAACCTTGCTGTTGCAATTGTAGATGAGCAACTTGCTGCTTTTGTTCGCAATCGTCAGTCTTCCTTGGTCTTTCAATATGGTCTTTCTATTGAACAGTATAAGGAAGCAACTTGGCTTTGTTAGCTGGAATTTAAGGTCTTCCTTCCTCTTGTTCTGCTCGGTTGCATTGTCATGTCAATTTCCAGGAGAGTTTCCCAGCGACTGCTGATCGCTATCTTTTTGGTGACAACAAATCTTGTCTTTCTCTTATTCGTGTTAATAATGGTTGTCTGATAGCTACAAATTTCTCCTATTTAGCAGTTCTCAGGAAATTCTCAAAACCTTCACATTCAAGAAGATGCTGGAGTCTTTAGATGAAAGCTATTCCAACTTTGGGACTCGTCAAAATCAGAAGTCATAGTTGACTGACTTGAGGATAGACAACAATATGAAATGAAGAACAAGTGCATGATATTGGCAGACAGCCTAATCGTTGAAGGTTTCTTGGTCTACTCTTTGAATCCGTCAGTTGAGTAGTTTCAGACTAACGGAGGATGATCCAAACAGGGCATGGTAATAATATTTTGTGTATTGCAAGCTGTCGACCGCAGATTTGTCATGATTAATCTTAAGATAAGCTACGTATTTTTATTATCTGTAATCTAAGATAATTGTGTTGGTGTGAGATGATCCACTTTGATCATGTATACAATTTTCCTCCCAATTGATGGAATCATGGTTGTGGTAATAATTGTTTTCAGGtgtatgcaaaaagaaaaatcgACCTGTTCTGTGAAATTTCTTGCCAGTTTCTATGCACTCCCGGTGCCAGAAATATGAAAATCTAATTAAATAGCTTAACGAATTTAGCTGCCATTATGGTTGTTTTTCTAGTTTCTAGGACTCATTTTAGACATTACAAGTATATGACAATGGATTTGCTCAGTAGAACATGATGGACACCTTCTATCATTGTCGACCTAGAAAATGGATTGTTGACTTACAGGCTTGACCTTGACTTAATGGTCATCCACACAGAAGAATGGACTAACAGATGAATTGTGGAGAGACGTCTTCTCACAACATATTGTATACAAGTAGATAGCAGCATTATGATGCACCAGCAACCACAACCCTAGTCCATGGCCACAGACAATGTCTATATTCCCTTCTTCTTATCGGCCTTCATATGCATTCAACTGATAACACCCAACATCTGCGACGGAGCTCTAACCTCAGGCTGCATCCCTGCCGAAAGAAGTGCTCTACTTGAGTTCAAACGAGGCCTGAAAGATCCTGCCAACAGGCTGTCCTCTTGGGTGGGTGAAGACTGCTGCAAATGGGAGGGTGTGACTTGCAGCAATCATACTGGGTATGTTGTCAAGCTGGATCTCCACAATCCGCATCCTTTCTCTGATTTTGGTGACGAGCCACACAACAACTGGATCTTAGGAGGTGAGTTGAGGCCTTCTTTACTTGGTCTGAAGCACCTAAAGTACCTGGACCTAAGCACCAACGATTTTGGAGGCATTAATATTCCAGAATTCATGGGGTCATTCCATCAGCTCCAATATCTCAACCTCTCCAGAGCTGGATTGGGTGGAGTCCTGCCTCACCAGCTGGGAAATCTCTCCAATCTGCAGTATCTAGACTTGTCCAATGATTTGGTTCCCAATTCTTTTTCTGTGGTTAAGTTCAATGAATTTAGCATCGGTGATGCACTCTGGATTTCTCACCTTTCTTCTCTAAAGCATCTCAACCTGAACAGTGTCAACTTTCAAAATGGTACTCACTGGATGGAAGCTCTGAACATGCTTCCTTCTATCGTGGAGATATACTTATCCGAATGTGCAATTGGACGTGTTCCCCTCTCTCTTCCACATGTGAACTTTACATCACTGTCTGTTCTTGATTTGTCAGAAAATTTCATTAACTCTACGATGCCCTCTTGGTTATCCAACATAAGTGGCCTTGAGCACCTTGATCTCAGTTACAACAACCTTCAGGGTAATATTCCACCGACCTTTGGTAACTTGGCTTCCCTCAAGGAACTTAATTTAGCTTACAATTCTCTTCAAGGAGGAATACCCACTTCCTTCAAAAATTTGTGCAAGCTACAGAATTTAATATTGCCAGGCATCAATATCAACCAAGATTTGTTAGAACTTGATGAAATTTTTTCTGGTTGCATCAAGATGAGCCTAGTGATTCTGGACTTATCCTACACGAATATTAGTGGGCAGCTGCCTGAATGGTTATTCCAACTCAGGAAGCTTAAAGTACTCAATTTGGGGTGGAATCTGATTTCTGGTCCTATTCCTTTGTCACTTGGacaactagcatcactccaaGAGCTCTATCTTGGGGTAAATCAGTTGAATGAAACTATACCAGAAAGTGTGGGGCGGCTGTCTCAGCTAGTTACTTTGGACCTCCAGCACAACAATTTGGAGGGTGTAATGTCTGAGGCGCATTTTGGAAACCTCACAGAATTGAAATACTTATGTTTGTCGTCCAACTCCTTGGCTCTGAAGGTCGAGAGCAATTGGCTTCCTCCCTTCCGGCTAGAATCCCTTCAGATGGACTCCTGCAAACAGGGTCCTGAGTTCCCTGCATGGCTCCAGTCGCAAATAAATATTTTCGAAATTGATATGTCTAATGCTGGTATTATTGATGCTATGCCAAACTGGTTTTGGAGCTTAATTTCCACAGCAGAGTACGTGAGTGTCTCCGGCAATCAGATCAGTGGCCACGTACCCAATTTATTGCATTTAAATAATCTCGACTGGTTGGATTTAAGCTCAAACTATTTCGAGGGTCCTCTTCCATATTTTCCTCCGAGAATGTATTTTTTAGATTTGTCAAATAATTTATTCTCGGGAACAATTTCACTTGACATCATGAATATGCCTTACCTCTTATATTTATcgctttcaaaaaataatttaagtgGCCAAATTCCCTTCTCTGTATGCCAACTACAGGCCTTACAGGTTCTTGATCTTTCAAAAATACATTATCAGGAGTGCTCCCCAATTGTTGGAATAATTCTTCAAGTATTataattatagatttttcaaGCAACAACATATCTGGAGTTATTCCTAAGTCAATATGTTCCATAGCATCACTTCAGTCGTTGCACTTGAACAATAATAGTCTATATGAAGAATTGTCCCTGTCCTTGAAAGATTGTACAAAATTAGTCATTCTTGATGTTggacataatgatttgaaaggtGAAATTCCAACTTGGATTGGCGAAAGTTTAACTAGTATGAGGTTCCTCAATCTATGATCAAATATGTTGGTCGGAGATAttcctccaaatctttcaatattGAGTTCTCTCCAATTTCTCGACCTTGCAGATAATGAGCTATCGGGAACTATTCCAAGGAGCTTTGGAAATTTTACTGCCATGAAAGTAATTGAAAATTTTTCAAGTTCGACGAAAGATCAAATTAGATATAAGGAGCATATGTTTATTACAACTAAAGGAAACACTCTCTCCTATGATGAGTCACTTTTGCTCATGAATATCTTGGACCTCTCAAACAATAACTTATTTGGAGGAATACCCGAAGAACTCACAGGTCTTTTTGGCTTATTCAGCTTAAATTTGTCTGGAAACCATTTCACAGGAGAAATCATTGAAAATATCAGTAAATTACAACAGTTGGAGTCCCTTGACTTGTCAAGGAACAACTTTTCTGGCACAATTCCTTCTGGCCTCGTTGCCCTGACTTATTTGGCTCACTTGAACCTGTCATACAACAACTTGTCAGGGGAAATTCCTCTTGGTAATCAACTTCTGACCTTCACTGATCCATCTATTTATATTGGCAATCCTGGTCTTTGTGGGTTTCTTCTGAATCAAAGTTGTAAAGATAGTGAGACAACACAAGGTCAAAGTAATCCAGATGATGGAGATGAGAATGAGATGATATGGTTCTACACGAGCATGGCACTAGGATTTGTTGTTGGTTTCTGGGCAgtctggggtaccttaatacttaacaagaattggaacctTTACTACTTCCAATTTATAGACAACATGTTTGACAAAGTATATGTGTTTACCATACTGAAAGTTTCTAGAATCAGAAAACGTTATCGTTCCCGACAAGGATGATAAATTTGAACATCAATATCTGCTGTATGAGAGTTCATCTcattaatatcatatcatcagatTGAATAAATTTTCTACTTCTGAATACTTCTGGACTTGTATACAAGTAAGTCATGCACTCTCAATTTTAATTATTTCTGTCAAGATCTCAGTACCATATGAAGTGTTCTAATTTTGAGGATTGCAGAAAGCTTTCACCTTTTAATTAGTTTTTCCAAAATAGCTAACACTTTTTTAGTTGTCCAGTTTGGCAGAAATGAAAGGAGGTTAAAACTTTTACgaagatatagataaaatttatggttttattttctttccttttcttttgatgtcCAAATCAGAAGTTAAAaagatcccttttttttttctcagtttATAGTATCTGCTTTCATCCTCTATTTTCCCAAATTTATGGTATCTACTTTCATCAAATATGCATTTGCGTGTCTTGTTCTTCCTAACTATTACGCGGCAAGACTGACACAATTGCAATCACAAGCTCTGCTGTAAAAGATTTGGCCATCTTATTCGATTAATTTGACTCttaatgaacttatgcataggtGTTTTATATCATACATTACTCTTGTTTATGATCTACTCATGCAATGATCCTCTCGTTTGAGATTCTTGTCTTCATCAATCAAATACAAATTGGATGCATCATAAGCTCAAGTCCACCAGATGTGCAGCTGCATGATCTTCTTGCATCTCATGCTCAGATCTTTTCAGTTGATGAGTCTCCCATTAATGGGGGACATGCTGCTGCAGCTGATGGAATTGGGCCGAAGAGGCTTTCACATGCATGTCAATGTGACAAGGATGATATGTGCACGCAAGAATGATCCATTTATGGCCACCTTCAAAATTCATGTGAGATGTCAtatgctttgttgttgttgttgcaattGTTGAAAAGGTATGGCATAAGAAGACTATTAATATGGTTTTGAGTGTTAACAGTtgtcttttctttcattttggtGTTGTTTTGGAAACGATCAGCGCCAATCAAAGGCCAAGTTCAAATGGGGCCCCTCTTTTTGCTGTTTGCATTACCCAATAAATAAAAACCCCAAGAGAAAAGCGTCAATCATACGCAGCACTCGATTACCAAAGCCGTGTGTCCTCTGCATATTCTGTCCCTTTTCTGCCGGTGCTGCTCGTTTTCTCTTCCGCGTCGCTTCTTCGCCTTTTGTAGATCTCCGGATTCGCGCCTGATATGTCTTCCTCCAAGCCCGCCGGATCCATCCATGACTTCACCGTCAAGGTTGGTGGCCCACGGGATTTATGTTTTCTATCGTCATCGTGTGCTCCGTTTCCTTGTCTTTTTAGTGTGCTGATGGTGGCTCCTTTCGAAGATCGATTTTTTagactgagtcggctgttcgatttGGAGGATTGCTCGAAAGATGGGATTTTGACAAGGGATTGGTTGTTTTTATCGTTGGTTTTGTTTTAATTTGTCTTCCGGAGTCGGCAAGGAGGTTTATTTTTGAAGATCCACTGCCCTGTAGTTGTGGAATTCTTGTGATTAGGTCTTTCTTTGTGATTGTTCTTGGTTCTAGGGATGGATCGAGTTTACCGTGGTTGTCGATTCTTGGAACATCTTTAATCTTTTGTGATGATATGCAACTTGATGTAGTTTTTGATGGTCATTGGTTTCTTGTTCGGAACGAATTCTTGAAGGAGTGTGGGGGAAGAAAAGTTTTTCTCTGCGAGTGTGGGTGGTgatgattgatgatgatgatcatctGTTGTATGGCTTCCGATGCAGGATGCCAGGGGAAATGATGTGGATCTTAGCATTTACAAAGGGAAGGTCTTGCTGATTGTCAATGTTGCATCTCAATGGTACTGCAGCTCTATTAAGTTTGTTTCTGTTCTTCGAGTTACAGAGTAACATATGTTAGAAGGTTATGATTGTCTGAGATTGTTACAATTTCTCAACATTGTTCActttcttaaaatttaaaatatattgataatgTCTCTGTCATTGTTCTTATCTACTTGCTTGAGATTTCAACTCTGAC
The DNA window shown above is from Musa acuminata AAA Group cultivar baxijiao chromosome BXJ2-4, Cavendish_Baxijiao_AAA, whole genome shotgun sequence and carries:
- the LOC135611063 gene encoding probable phospholipid hydroperoxide glutathione peroxidase isoform X2, yielding MSSSKPAGSIHDFTVKDARGNDVDLSIYKGKVLLIVNVASQCGLTNSNYKELTQLYETYKDKDFEILAFPCNQFAGQEPMRRLLSLLALDSKLNIRYLTRDQHQPLHSDLGPMHIDKPNTSIHHSIVPPNGKGVRLP
- the LOC135608815 gene encoding putative disease resistance protein RGA3, which encodes MELHSGVIPLLASNLVQLWQELQTTYGLDAELEKLQSSVAMIQAVLNDAQERQQIRNVVKHLLNELSQAAYDANDILDEVATERQGCQLIKYASVRNFLAPINPKRELFNREICIRVKDREHRQDSIARRCPLSELTQRSAPLRQQSYQTTSLTPSLVLGRESDMRKIKNMLLPLAEVTDRNITVIPFFGMPGF
- the LOC135608816 gene encoding receptor-like protein EIX1, translated to MATDNVYIPFFLSAFICIQLITPNICDGALTSGCIPAERSALLEFKRGLKDPANRLSSWVGEDCCKWEGVTCSNHTGYVVKLDLHNPHPFSDFGDEPHNNWILGGELRPSLLGLKHLKYLDLSTNDFGGINIPEFMGSFHQLQYLNLSRAGLGGVLPHQLGNLSNLQYLDLSNDLVPNSFSVVKFNEFSIGDALWISHLSSLKHLNLNSVNFQNGTHWMEALNMLPSIVEIYLSECAIGRVPLSLPHVNFTSLSVLDLSENFINSTMPSWLSNISGLEHLDLSYNNLQGNIPPTFGNLASLKELNLAYNSLQGGIPTSFKNLCKLQNLILPGININQDLLELDEIFSGCIKMSLVILDLSYTNISGQLPEWLFQLRKLKVLNLGWNLISGPIPLSLGQLASLQELYLGVNQLNETIPESVGRLSQLVTLDLQHNNLEGVMSEAHFGNLTELKYLCLSSNSLALKVESNWLPPFRLESLQMDSCKQGPEFPAWLQSQINIFEIDMSNAGIIDAMPNWFWSLISTAEYVSVSGNQISGHVPNLLHLNNLDWLDLSSNYFEGPLPYFPPRMSAPQLLE